The Anoplolepis gracilipes chromosome 17, ASM4749672v1, whole genome shotgun sequence genome window below encodes:
- the Mrpl30 gene encoding large ribosomal subunit protein uL30m, whose translation MTSRAIIFSNFVRHYGGQEIRRRVKWRDSQGNLEGVKYGLVTYFPRNPKHVDPPFEPSKLLLVKRVKPFAGNPWWEKKILTDLGFKDEKHVNDPVIVKNIPDICALLWKVKHLVEIVPIKLPDKLPTADDLNGTYLHENGTFYIVPKVDPAREEATEKFVNDPKKLNRDIIQEKLRLKWLEGRTMS comes from the exons ATGACATCACGCGCGataattttctctaattttgTACGTCATTATGGTGGGCAAGAAATAAGACGGAGAGTAAAGTGGAGAGATTCACAGGGTAATTTAGAGGGTGTAAAATATGGACTTGTTACATACTTTCCAAG aaaccCAAAACACGTTGACCCACCATTTGAGCCAAGCAAACTTTTATTGGTGAAACGAGTAAAACCTTTCGCAGGTAATCCTTGGtgggagaaaaaaatacttaccGATCTAGGTTTTAAGGATGAG AAACACGTCAATGATCCAGTGATCGTCAAAAACATACCAGACATTTGTGCTCTGCTCTGGAAGGTAAAACATCTGGTAGAGATCGTTCCAATAAAGTTACCCGATAAACTGCCAACTGCAGACGATTTAAATGGCACGTATTTACACGAAAATGgcacattttatattgtaccAAAAGTAGATCCTGCTCGCGAAGAAGCTACAGAAAAGTTTGTAAATGatccaaaaaaattaaatcgcgatattattcaagaaaaaCTGAGGCTTAAGTGGTTAGAAGGACGTACTATGtcttga